The following DNA comes from Plasmodium vivax chromosome 11, whole genome shotgun sequence.
TCTGCAGAACCGTCGGAGCGGAAGTTCTAACAAGGGCAGTggaaatgtgaagaagcacTCCGTTTCGTTCAAGATCGACGAGGGCGACAGCGGGAAAGGCTGTGACAGCGCTGGAGAGGAAGTAAAAATAGGGGAGCCTGCAAAGGGAAGAGGCATCAGTGATACTGCACATGGTGGTACGTCCTCCCAGGTTAATACACACATGGGGATGGAAAAAGAGCAGAGTAACAATTTGCATGCGAATAACTCTAGCAATGGCCTCTGCGTTACTGGCGAGGGAACGAAGGAGACCCAAATCGATGACAATCTCCTGTGCGCGGGCCTCAGGATCATAGACATGCTGGGACTGTATGACGAATTTGAGCAGACGTACAAAAAGGACACACAGGAGTACTACGTGGAGAAGTTGAAGGAGCATTTGTCGAAGGATGGAATTGACCcagagaaggaggaggatgcccaaatgaagaagccCAACGCGAAATGTGAGAAGCCCAACGCGAAATGTGAGAAGCCAAGCGCGAAATGTGAGAAGCCCAACGCGAAACGTGACCTTCCCGAGGAAATCGAAAATTACCTGTGCCACGAACAAATGAGGTGtaggaaatttttaaaagaagaaaccGAAATAGCCATCTTAAAAATGCTAAAGGAAATGCTAATAGTAAGAAATAAAGaagtactttttaaaaacgtgtaCCTAAAGCATTATATTGAAAATGAGAAGTATGATAGTCTGAGGatgctttatttattttcgctTCACATGAATGACACGGAACATTTCTGCGACATATTCTTCAAAGCAGTGGAGGAAATAGGCCTTGACATAATAAACGAGGTGCTAAAAAAGAGAGACAATTTGAATACCCTCTACGATGCTCTCATACGGTTAGTAAATTATAAACTGAACATAGATAGAGTGATTATCATCTCCTTTCGGTATTCTTCCTTCTTTACCAACAAGTGGAAAGAAGTTTTCGAGCATTTTCTCAACAAGGGAACCCATGCGGAGAATTACATGCCAGTGATACTCAGCATTTATTTGAACAATTTGCTGATGATGTATAATACAGGCCTGAAAAAGCTCAGGAAATATTACATACTAAATAAACAGTTGAGGAGGGGAAGGAGCAGGAAAAATAACTTActgtttgaaaaaaactGGTACAGTTTTTGCAACGAATCTGTTATCCAGGGGGTGGAGCAGGAGAGCTCAATTTCGACGGACAGCGATACCATGATGGTGGTcaaaaagtatataaaaaataaaaacaggaAGAGAAAATTGCTGCACAGGGTGGTGCATACCGGTGAGGAAGCTGGCCATCGGGATGACCAACCTGGGGAAGATCCCAACCACAGCAGCGACAGTTGTGATGAAGAAATGATACACGCTCACacggaaaaaatggaaaagctaTTTAAAAAGTACCACGACGTAGGGAAGTACATTATAAACACAGTCACCATAATTCTAAGCCTTTTTAAATACCTAagtgataaagaaaaattcgaGAAATATTTTCGAACTTTCATGTGTAAACGattaataaatgataaaaattttaacatcgTTTTGGATGTGaaagtttttaaaactcttaaaaaagaatgtgGTCCGCAgtttaccaaaaaaattgaaaccATACTGAAGGATATGAAATTTTCATGTAAAGGCATGCAGGATTTTTACAAGGAAACCTCCCACGATGGAATAAAattgctcaaaaaaaaaaagtacgccGTTAACGTTATATATAACGATGTGTGGG
Coding sequences within:
- a CDS encoding hypothetical protein, conserved (encoded by transcript PVX_114590A), which translates into the protein MDPSAYKNFPVFYLKRKEPVSVENEKLTPNLNTLEEYIDNCFSNLPYQELTVDKKKKFQIESLCDFFVFYNCDRVICSLVEKHCKNKTLSFFSNLCEKIDSQYFKNGGHFLNHFVDTWNNFSSVVVHLDDLFKSFKTYNKIACSSFECPSYIFNNLWKKCINRYVLVKRILIRSACDYLKCDKVFCERKFYQYICMNMNDDALEGRENERDEAFLSRAAVRAGGSLVGGRKESAVGTGSCSGDISTLQNRRSGSSNKGSGNVKKHSVSFKIDEGDSGKGCDSAGEEVKIGEPAKGRGISDTAHGGTSSQVNTHMGMEKEQSNNLHANNSSNGLCVTGEGTKETQIDDNLLCAGLRIIDMLGLYDEFEQTYKKDTQEYYVEKLKEHLSKDGIDPEKEEDAQMKKPNAKCEKPNAKCEKPSAKCEKPNAKRDLPEEIENYLCHEQMRCRKFLKEETEIAILKMLKEMLIVRNKEVLFKNVYLKHYIENEKYDSLRMLYLFSLHMNDTEHFCDIFFKAVEEIGLDIINEVLKKRDNLNTLYDALIRLVNYKLNIDRVIIISFRYSSFFTNKWKEVFEHFLNKGTHAENYMPVILSIYLNNLLMMYNTGLKKLRKYYILNKQLRRGRSRKNNLLFEKNWYSFCNESVIQGVEQESSISTDSDTMMVVKKYIKNKNRKRKLLHRVVHTGEEAGHRDDQPGEDPNHSSDSCDEEMIHAHTEKMEKLFKKYHDVGKYIINTVTIILSLFKYLSDKEKFEKYFRTFMCKRLINDKNFNIVLDVKVFKTLKKECGPQFTKKIETILKDMKFSCKGMQDFYKETSHDGIKLLKKKKYAVNVIYNDVWEHNKLEGEIIYPEAIRLCNDYFCKYYALANKAKNIKFLPLYGLCTLKVDFGKVKGKKFPSSSGSSWERVDHREVGSRVGKHTPCGERGTRGASRSGRSGPPEDKHNAHNDEYCQNERFLFTVTTLQATVLLLFNERPQYSICELTSLTGFSREHLIEYLQAIYTGDETNILIYDEAYENFQLNVNFQTENKYLVVNYSDQTYKDNTAIPALTQDDLELEDRSLHMDASIVKFLKTCGKASERDICAHTRQKVNNCTNEQIKSRLASLINREFIFLQNNIYYFEL